The uncultured Desulfuromonas sp. genome has a segment encoding these proteins:
- a CDS encoding UvrD-helicase domain-containing protein: protein MTTIDLVDAPARRQAVDPTRSCLVRAPAGSGKTELLIQRFLALLAKVQRPDAILAITFTRKAAAEMRQRVFDALLAAQQPLPDQAGEHQRTTYRLAADVLQRNEALAWNLFDHPQQLQIQTIDSFNATLVARMPWLSRLGGLPGISDQPRQLYRQAVRQMLAAARGTDQLNRGLRQLQLHLDNRSDRLETLLIQLLERRDQWLRHLFGDQVRPRQELQLALEAVLAEQLAEAAQSIPLSCRDEVMVLGRFAAEQLADEQRSLHSLMETQDFPVPHLDALPVWRGIAELLLTSEGQWRKTCNKNIGFPAGKKEPFVSMKQRMLDLLKHLSEEECQSLAQVVALPSGGYSEQQWQTLEALLDVLPALVAQLWWVFRQYGEVDFTEIALKARQALVESGQPTDQLLTLDRQIDHILVDEFQDTSWLQFDLLTTLVSGWQPDDGRTLFVVGDPMQSIYRFREAEVGLFLQAGQQGIGAVRLQPLQLSANFRSQQGLIDAINRWFPEIFPHREDAGRGAVRYSQAQPVLKALDGDAVSVYPGCIHDAEAEAVQVVELINTLRCRHPSHTIAVLVRSRTHLKNILPLLQNHAIEYQAQDIDVLTRRPVVSDLTALTKALLHGGDDLSWLTVLRAPWCGLTLDEMIHVAPSKTTTVAQLATTEAVLDRLSPASRQRLSALFAIVMHHRHQRGRVSLRQLVEGCWQDLDGPCYYGQRALADAEPFFRLLDQLDYGGDLLGLEQLDDHLQQLFAAPAVNSESAVQVMTIHKAKGLEFDHVILPGLGRKPRRSDSPLMRWLEHPAHGLLMAPITAPGDAADPIYGLLGQLEQRKDDYEVGRLLYVAVTRARRSLHLFGQAPLTRHGQAQPASGSLLATLWPAICDWFEFDELDAQEDSEEQGAMRCAPPLIRRAEPLPAVRTTGVESVGVVPWRHDHLAAQVGTLVHGWFERFAVDPQAIEFYGQADKRAALINRQVQVLGIAQRHVDPTVRRINQLIDAMLSSDRGRWILAPHKQGRNEYALSGDVDGQLINVIIDRTFIDGTDRWIIDYKTSVPGVLSMEEFYQQQIEMYAPQLERYAQLVGRLDPGHRCRCALYFPACDGWYELNLSGGKK from the coding sequence ATGACCACGATTGATCTCGTCGATGCCCCGGCGCGACGTCAGGCTGTTGATCCGACGCGATCCTGTCTGGTGCGCGCACCGGCCGGCTCCGGGAAGACCGAACTGTTGATTCAGCGTTTTTTGGCGTTGCTAGCGAAAGTACAGCGTCCCGATGCCATTTTGGCGATCACCTTCACCCGCAAGGCCGCGGCGGAAATGCGTCAGCGGGTTTTCGATGCGTTGCTGGCAGCGCAGCAACCGTTGCCGGATCAGGCCGGGGAGCATCAGAGGACGACTTATCGCCTGGCTGCTGACGTTTTGCAGCGTAATGAGGCCCTGGCGTGGAATCTGTTCGATCACCCGCAACAACTGCAGATTCAGACCATTGACAGTTTTAACGCAACGCTGGTTGCGCGCATGCCGTGGCTCAGTCGTCTCGGCGGCCTGCCGGGCATCAGCGACCAGCCGCGCCAACTTTACCGCCAAGCCGTCAGGCAAATGCTCGCCGCTGCGCGGGGCACGGATCAATTGAATCGCGGGCTGCGTCAACTCCAGCTGCATCTGGATAACCGTTCCGATCGTCTTGAAACCTTGCTGATTCAGTTGCTCGAACGTCGTGATCAATGGTTGCGTCATCTGTTTGGTGACCAGGTGCGCCCTCGTCAAGAGCTGCAACTGGCCCTGGAAGCCGTGTTGGCCGAACAGCTTGCCGAAGCAGCGCAGTCGATTCCGTTGTCCTGTCGCGATGAGGTCATGGTCTTGGGCCGTTTCGCCGCAGAGCAACTGGCGGACGAACAGCGATCCCTTCATTCGCTGATGGAGACTCAAGACTTTCCCGTGCCCCATCTGGATGCACTGCCGGTATGGCGTGGCATTGCCGAGTTGCTGCTGACTTCTGAGGGACAATGGCGCAAAACCTGCAATAAAAATATCGGTTTCCCGGCCGGGAAAAAAGAGCCGTTTGTGTCGATGAAACAGCGCATGCTGGATCTTCTCAAACACCTGTCTGAAGAAGAGTGCCAATCCCTGGCCCAGGTGGTTGCGTTGCCGAGTGGCGGCTATTCGGAGCAGCAGTGGCAGACGCTGGAAGCGTTGCTCGATGTCCTTCCTGCCCTGGTCGCTCAGTTGTGGTGGGTGTTTCGCCAGTATGGTGAGGTGGATTTTACGGAAATCGCCTTAAAGGCGCGCCAGGCGCTAGTGGAAAGCGGTCAGCCTACCGACCAGTTATTGACCCTGGATCGGCAGATCGACCATATTCTGGTTGATGAATTTCAGGATACCTCATGGTTGCAGTTTGACCTGCTGACCACTCTGGTCAGTGGCTGGCAGCCCGATGACGGACGCACGCTGTTTGTGGTCGGCGATCCCATGCAGTCCATTTATCGTTTCCGCGAGGCCGAAGTTGGTTTGTTCCTCCAGGCCGGGCAACAGGGGATTGGTGCTGTTCGCTTGCAACCACTACAGCTCAGTGCCAACTTTCGCAGTCAGCAGGGGCTTATTGATGCGATTAATCGCTGGTTTCCCGAGATTTTTCCTCACCGGGAGGACGCCGGGCGGGGGGCGGTGCGTTATTCGCAGGCGCAACCGGTGCTCAAGGCGTTGGACGGCGACGCCGTGAGCGTTTATCCCGGTTGTATTCATGATGCCGAGGCGGAAGCGGTTCAGGTGGTGGAGCTGATTAATACGCTGCGTTGCCGTCATCCTTCGCACACGATTGCCGTGCTGGTCCGCTCGCGAACCCATCTGAAAAATATTCTGCCTCTTTTGCAAAACCACGCAATCGAGTATCAGGCTCAGGACATTGATGTCCTGACTCGGCGGCCGGTGGTTTCCGATCTGACGGCCTTGACCAAAGCCTTGCTGCATGGCGGTGATGATCTTAGTTGGCTGACGGTGTTGCGAGCACCCTGGTGTGGCTTAACCCTTGATGAAATGATCCATGTTGCGCCGTCAAAAACAACGACTGTGGCACAATTGGCGACAACGGAAGCCGTGCTCGACAGGTTGTCGCCTGCTTCACGGCAGCGTCTGTCTGCACTCTTTGCGATTGTCATGCATCACCGTCATCAGCGTGGCCGCGTGTCTTTACGTCAATTGGTTGAAGGCTGTTGGCAGGATCTTGATGGCCCCTGTTATTATGGACAACGGGCTCTCGCCGATGCCGAGCCGTTTTTTCGCTTGCTTGATCAGTTGGATTATGGGGGTGATCTGTTGGGGCTGGAACAGCTCGATGATCATTTGCAGCAACTGTTTGCCGCACCGGCAGTGAACAGTGAATCTGCCGTGCAGGTGATGACCATTCACAAAGCCAAAGGCCTGGAGTTTGACCATGTCATTCTTCCAGGGCTGGGCCGCAAACCGCGGCGCAGCGATTCTCCCTTGATGCGCTGGCTGGAGCATCCGGCACATGGTTTGTTGATGGCACCGATTACGGCTCCCGGAGATGCCGCGGATCCGATTTATGGGCTTCTTGGTCAGCTTGAACAACGTAAAGACGATTATGAGGTGGGGCGACTGCTGTATGTCGCTGTCACTCGGGCACGGCGCAGTCTGCACCTGTTTGGTCAGGCACCGCTAACCCGACATGGCCAGGCGCAACCCGCCTCAGGTTCTCTGTTGGCAACGTTATGGCCGGCTATCTGTGACTGGTTTGAGTTTGATGAACTGGACGCTCAGGAAGACAGTGAAGAGCAGGGCGCGATGCGATGTGCACCCCCATTAATTCGGCGTGCCGAACCGTTGCCTGCCGTGCGGACAACCGGCGTGGAGTCGGTCGGTGTCGTGCCATGGAGACATGACCATCTTGCCGCGCAGGTCGGAACGCTGGTGCATGGCTGGTTTGAGCGTTTTGCCGTTGACCCGCAGGCCATTGAATTTTATGGTCAGGCTGACAAGCGTGCTGCGCTGATTAATCGACAAGTGCAGGTTCTCGGTATTGCCCAACGTCATGTCGACCCGACGGTTCGCCGCATCAATCAGCTGATTGATGCGATGTTGTCAAGTGATCGGGGACGCTGGATTCTCGCTCCCCATAAACAGGGGCGCAATGAATATGCTCTGAGCGGGGACGTGGACGGGCAATTGATTAATGTGATCATTGACCGCACGTTTATTGACGGAACGGACCGGTGGATTATCGATTATAAAACGTCAGTTCCCGGTGTCTTGTCGATGGAAGAATTCTATCAACAGCAGATTGAGATGTACGCGCCGCAGCTAGAACGTTATGCTCAACTGGTCGGGCGTCTTGATCCAGGGCACCGCTGTCGTTGTGCACTGTATTTTCCAGCCTGTGATGGCTGGTATGAACTGAATCTTTCAGGAGGAAAAAAGTGA
- a CDS encoding class I SAM-dependent methyltransferase, producing MTEKRDFNRVAIQWDDKPRRVQLAAGVADGIRQAVPLSKTMTALDFGCGTGLVTFNLIDSLNHVLAVDSAEKMLDVTLEKARQQGIAEKIDTQLSQDHFPDNLSQSFDLIYSSMVMHHVADVAALVRSMTQQLATGGYVALADLDVEDGTFHDDPTGVAHHGIDRDWLVAYLEELGLSEVQAATVHTIVKQREGREDTYTVFLVSGRRTAF from the coding sequence GTGACGGAAAAAAGAGATTTTAATCGTGTTGCCATTCAATGGGATGACAAGCCGCGTCGCGTCCAGCTGGCTGCAGGTGTTGCTGACGGGATTCGTCAGGCCGTGCCGCTGAGCAAGACGATGACAGCTCTTGATTTTGGCTGTGGCACCGGGCTGGTGACTTTTAATCTGATTGACTCCCTGAACCATGTCCTGGCGGTGGACAGTGCGGAAAAGATGCTGGACGTCACTCTTGAAAAAGCCCGTCAACAAGGGATTGCGGAAAAAATCGATACGCAGTTGAGCCAGGATCATTTTCCGGATAATTTATCGCAATCGTTTGATTTGATTTACAGTTCGATGGTGATGCACCATGTCGCCGATGTCGCAGCACTGGTCCGCTCAATGACGCAGCAACTGGCCACGGGTGGCTATGTGGCTCTGGCGGATCTCGATGTGGAAGACGGCACTTTTCATGATGATCCTACCGGCGTGGCCCATCACGGGATCGACCGGGACTGGCTGGTCGCCTATTTGGAAGAGCTGGGGCTGAGCGAGGTTCAGGCGGCCACGGTGCATACCATTGTCAAACAGCGCGAGGGCCGGGAAGATACCTATACGGTTTTTCTCGTCAGTGGCCGTCGGACGGCCTTTTGA
- a CDS encoding FxsA family protein, which produces MFIRLLILFIVIPIVEIYVLLQAGEIIGLGPTIALVLLTGVAGAYLARTQGSETVRKIQLALERGEMPTEELLDGAMILAGGLTLLTPGFCTDLAGFCLLVPVTRNTIKQWVRHWLEKMSSQGNIRIYRG; this is translated from the coding sequence ATGTTTATAAGGCTACTCATTTTATTTATAGTTATTCCAATTGTTGAAATTTATGTTCTGCTGCAAGCAGGCGAAATCATCGGACTTGGGCCAACCATTGCCCTGGTTTTATTGACAGGGGTGGCGGGCGCTTACCTGGCACGAACACAGGGAAGTGAAACCGTGAGAAAAATTCAACTTGCGTTAGAGCGCGGTGAAATGCCGACTGAAGAATTGTTGGATGGCGCCATGATCCTTGCCGGTGGATTGACTCTGCTCACCCCGGGATTCTGCACCGACTTGGCGGGATTTTGCCTTCTGGTTCCCGTAACGCGTAACACGATCAAACAATGGGTCCGCCATTGGCTGGAAAAAATGTCATCTCAAGGGAATATTCGAATTTACCGGGGTTGA
- a CDS encoding MazG family protein, with protein sequence MSDSKQKLDDSLINLNRIIKALRAPDGCPWDRKQTPHTIKKHLLEEAYEVLDAIDHHSPEDICSELGDLLMQVFFLADLYEEEGHFDLLDISETIQAKLIRRHPHVFGAQTTLSEEQINQQWEIIKAEERKQRPQQEPPDHDIAPLPSLLAAQKWSQKKDHPCPSPQRFTEQISQIENMTNQSTAETIIGKLLVYCVQLAEQHHIDAETCLRQHLIQQSNRDQTVLY encoded by the coding sequence ATGTCAGATTCCAAACAAAAGCTCGACGACTCTCTGATCAACCTCAACCGGATCATTAAAGCACTGCGAGCACCCGACGGATGCCCCTGGGATCGCAAGCAGACCCCACACACCATCAAGAAACACCTCCTTGAAGAAGCTTATGAAGTCCTGGATGCCATCGACCATCATAGTCCGGAAGATATCTGCAGCGAATTGGGCGATTTACTCATGCAGGTCTTCTTCCTTGCCGACCTTTATGAGGAGGAAGGCCATTTCGACCTGTTGGATATCAGCGAAACAATTCAGGCTAAACTCATTCGCCGACATCCGCACGTCTTTGGCGCCCAAACCACACTGAGCGAAGAGCAAATCAATCAGCAATGGGAGATCATCAAGGCCGAAGAGAGAAAGCAACGCCCCCAGCAGGAACCTCCGGATCATGACATCGCGCCACTCCCATCGCTACTGGCTGCTCAAAAATGGTCCCAAAAAAAAGATCACCCCTGTCCATCGCCCCAGCGATTTACCGAACAGATCAGCCAAATAGAAAACATGACAAACCAGTCGACAGCGGAAACAATCATCGGTAAGCTGCTGGTCTATTGTGTTCAATTAGCGGAACAACACCACATTGACGCTGAAACGTGCTTACGCCAACACCTGATCCAACAATCCAACAGAGACCAAACAGTTCTCTATTAA
- a CDS encoding DUF177 domain-containing protein, producing MQLRVEDIKEHRSGLHIEQPVEQYPILAQLVKDEGYVFTTPVQIDVHVSIVGGVIELDGHVRVDVEIPCGRCLTPSVYSLCGDFHQSYVEELPNVTGEDGEELELTAEEMGLELFDGESIDLDDEIQQQVVLLLPAHPLCEETCKGLCVECGANLNEEPCQCAEKKVSMHFAALKDFKVEK from the coding sequence ATGCAATTACGAGTAGAAGACATTAAGGAGCATCGCTCTGGTTTACACATTGAACAACCGGTTGAGCAATATCCTATCCTGGCACAGCTGGTCAAGGATGAGGGCTATGTTTTTACCACTCCGGTTCAGATTGATGTGCATGTCAGCATTGTCGGTGGTGTGATTGAGTTGGATGGCCACGTCCGGGTTGACGTTGAAATCCCGTGTGGCCGTTGTCTGACTCCGTCGGTCTATTCACTCTGTGGCGATTTCCATCAGTCTTATGTCGAAGAACTTCCCAATGTCACGGGAGAGGATGGCGAAGAACTGGAATTGACCGCAGAAGAGATGGGACTCGAATTGTTTGATGGTGAATCCATTGATTTGGATGATGAGATTCAGCAGCAGGTGGTGCTGTTGCTTCCTGCACACCCTCTGTGTGAGGAGACCTGTAAAGGCTTGTGTGTGGAATGCGGTGCCAATCTGAATGAAGAGCCCTGCCAGTGTGCTGAGAAAAAAGTCAGTATGCACTTTGCGGCGCTCAAAGATTTTAAGGTTGAAAAATAA
- the rpmF gene encoding 50S ribosomal protein L32, with protein MAVPKKKTSKSRRDMRRAHDALTAPGISVCPQCDEPKQPHRACPSCGFYKDRNVLDSED; from the coding sequence ATGGCAGTACCCAAGAAAAAGACGTCCAAATCCAGACGTGACATGCGTCGTGCACACGATGCTTTAACCGCACCTGGAATTTCCGTATGTCCTCAGTGTGATGAACCCAAGCAGCCGCACCGTGCGTGCCCGAGCTGTGGTTTCTATAAAGATCGCAACGTTCTCGATTCCGAGGATTAA
- the plsX gene encoding phosphate acyltransferase PlsX → MKSIVIAVDAMGGDNAPAVEVEGAVAAARKWGMAIVLVGDKERIEQALATHDVTGLDIRIHHASEIVTMDDSASDAVRKKKDSSIRVAFDLVKQGQAQAVVSAGNSGATMAAGMFVTKRINGIERPAIATIVPNLKGQSLVLDVGGNVDCKPVHLEHFAIMGHVYVRQIMGKAKPRVGLLSNGSEEKKGNELTRETHRLLKQLDLNYIGYVEGRDVYSGDVDVVVCDGFVGNVVLKVSEGLAEAIGTMLRQELKSRFWARIGYLLSRPAFQAFKKKIDYAEYGGAPLLGIRGTGIICHGGSNVKAVTNAIGQAADSVQKAVNDTLVDQLHELSSQPEATAVAAVAGTK, encoded by the coding sequence ATGAAATCAATCGTGATTGCGGTTGACGCTATGGGTGGCGACAATGCTCCGGCTGTTGAGGTTGAGGGTGCTGTCGCTGCGGCTCGTAAATGGGGCATGGCGATTGTTCTGGTCGGCGATAAGGAGCGGATCGAACAGGCATTGGCAACTCACGATGTGACGGGTCTGGATATTCGGATCCATCATGCTTCTGAAATTGTCACGATGGACGATTCCGCTTCCGATGCAGTCCGGAAGAAAAAGGATTCGTCTATTCGTGTTGCTTTTGATCTGGTCAAGCAGGGACAGGCCCAAGCGGTGGTCAGTGCCGGTAACTCCGGTGCCACCATGGCTGCCGGCATGTTTGTCACTAAACGGATCAATGGTATTGAACGCCCGGCAATCGCGACGATTGTTCCCAATCTCAAAGGCCAGTCTCTGGTTCTTGATGTTGGCGGTAATGTCGATTGCAAGCCTGTTCATCTGGAGCATTTCGCGATTATGGGACATGTCTATGTCCGCCAGATTATGGGCAAAGCCAAACCTCGGGTCGGATTGCTTTCCAATGGTTCCGAGGAGAAAAAAGGCAATGAGTTGACGCGGGAAACCCATCGACTGCTCAAGCAGCTCGATCTGAACTATATTGGTTACGTTGAGGGGCGTGACGTTTATAGTGGAGACGTCGATGTGGTCGTCTGTGACGGATTTGTCGGCAATGTGGTTCTGAAGGTTTCGGAAGGTCTTGCCGAAGCCATTGGCACCATGTTGCGCCAGGAGTTGAAATCGCGCTTCTGGGCTCGTATCGGCTATCTGTTATCGCGTCCGGCATTTCAAGCGTTTAAGAAGAAAATTGATTATGCCGAGTATGGTGGTGCACCGCTGTTGGGGATTCGTGGTACCGGAATTATCTGCCATGGGGGCTCAAACGTGAAAGCCGTCACCAATGCGATTGGTCAGGCTGCTGACAGTGTTCAGAAGGCCGTCAATGACACGTTGGTCGACCAACTTCACGAGCTGAGCAGCCAACCGGAAGCAACTGCAGTGGCGGCGGTCGCAGGCACCAAGTAA
- a CDS encoding beta-ketoacyl-ACP synthase III translates to MSVKKARIIGTGSYLPEKVLTNFDLEKMVETNNEWITARTGIKERRIAADHEMTSDLAVNAARKALEMADTKPEEIDLIIVGTITGDFPWPSTACLVQDKLGAVNAAAWDVSAACSGFVYALASATQYLESGHSKKALVIGAEVLSRIIDWEDRNTCILFGDGAGAVVLEAQEGEQGILSTHLHSDGSYWELLYQPGFGARHPASASGIEQRLPFLHMAGNEVFKIAVRSLYDVAIEALETNQMTAKDVNLLFPHQANRRILDAVKKRLKLNDDQMYVNVDLCGNTSGASIPLALDEANRNGQLNEGDILVFDAFGGGFTWGAALVRW, encoded by the coding sequence ATGTCAGTGAAAAAAGCACGTATTATCGGAACAGGCTCTTATCTTCCTGAGAAGGTTCTGACCAATTTTGATCTCGAAAAAATGGTTGAAACCAACAACGAATGGATCACGGCTCGCACTGGCATCAAAGAGCGTCGGATTGCCGCAGATCATGAAATGACCTCGGATTTGGCTGTGAATGCCGCGCGTAAAGCGTTGGAAATGGCAGACACCAAACCTGAAGAGATCGATCTGATTATTGTCGGTACAATTACCGGAGATTTTCCCTGGCCATCAACGGCTTGTCTGGTTCAGGACAAGCTTGGTGCGGTCAATGCCGCAGCTTGGGATGTTTCAGCGGCCTGCAGCGGCTTTGTCTACGCGCTGGCTTCAGCGACGCAATATCTGGAAAGCGGTCATTCCAAAAAAGCTTTGGTGATTGGTGCGGAAGTTCTCAGCCGTATTATTGACTGGGAAGACCGCAATACGTGCATTCTGTTCGGTGATGGTGCCGGTGCCGTTGTCCTTGAAGCGCAGGAAGGGGAGCAGGGCATTCTCTCGACCCATCTGCACTCTGACGGATCTTACTGGGAACTGCTGTACCAGCCTGGCTTCGGTGCCCGCCATCCTGCCAGTGCTTCCGGTATAGAACAGCGTCTGCCTTTTTTGCATATGGCGGGTAATGAAGTTTTCAAGATTGCCGTTCGTTCTCTTTACGATGTTGCCATTGAAGCGCTCGAGACAAATCAGATGACGGCAAAGGATGTGAATCTGCTGTTCCCCCATCAGGCCAATCGTCGTATTCTTGATGCGGTGAAGAAGCGTCTTAAGCTTAACGATGACCAGATGTATGTGAATGTCGATTTGTGCGGCAATACTTCCGGCGCATCGATTCCTCTGGCCCTGGATGAAGCCAACCGGAACGGGCAGCTTAACGAAGGTGATATCCTGGTGTTTGATGCCTTTGGTGGCGGTTTCACCTGGGGAGCGGCACTGGTTCGCTGGTAA
- the fabD gene encoding ACP S-malonyltransferase has protein sequence MMLAFIFPGQGAQHAGMGKELSDNFSVAREVFEEANDALGFDLAKMCYEGPEEDLKLTANTQPAILTMSVAALRVLQQESDLKADFVAGHSLGEYSALVASGSMAFADAVRTVRQRGTFMQQAVPVGEGAMAAVLGVDGEALEKICAEVAGDQIVSPANFNSPGQIVIAGHTAAVERAIELAKENGAKKAMPLPVSAPFHCALMKPAGEQLAGVLDAVSLSALDIPVVTNVEAAANSDVDRVKSLLVAQVSAPVRWDESVRYMVDQGVERFIEIGPGKVLCGLIKRIERRMPVANIENLASLKAL, from the coding sequence ATGATGTTAGCATTTATTTTCCCCGGTCAGGGCGCCCAACATGCTGGAATGGGCAAGGAGTTGAGTGACAATTTTTCCGTTGCTCGTGAGGTGTTTGAGGAAGCCAATGACGCGTTGGGTTTTGATCTGGCCAAAATGTGTTATGAAGGACCGGAAGAAGATCTGAAACTGACGGCCAATACGCAGCCGGCCATTTTAACCATGAGTGTTGCGGCGCTACGCGTGTTGCAACAGGAGAGTGATCTGAAGGCTGATTTTGTCGCCGGTCATTCATTGGGTGAATATTCGGCGCTGGTTGCTTCGGGCAGCATGGCGTTTGCCGATGCCGTACGCACCGTGCGTCAACGTGGGACGTTTATGCAGCAGGCTGTTCCCGTCGGCGAAGGAGCCATGGCCGCGGTCTTAGGTGTTGATGGTGAAGCCCTGGAAAAAATCTGTGCGGAGGTTGCCGGTGATCAGATTGTCTCTCCGGCAAATTTCAACAGCCCCGGCCAGATTGTTATCGCCGGTCACACGGCAGCGGTAGAACGGGCCATTGAGTTGGCCAAGGAAAACGGTGCGAAAAAAGCCATGCCGCTTCCGGTTAGTGCGCCATTCCATTGTGCGTTGATGAAGCCGGCCGGCGAGCAGCTCGCCGGTGTTCTTGATGCTGTTTCTTTGTCGGCATTGGATATTCCCGTCGTGACGAACGTCGAGGCTGCGGCGAACAGCGATGTGGATCGCGTTAAATCATTGCTGGTGGCTCAGGTGAGTGCGCCGGTGCGCTGGGATGAATCCGTGCGCTACATGGTTGATCAGGGCGTTGAGCGTTTCATTGAGATTGGCCCGGGTAAAGTGTTGTGTGGTCTGATCAAGCGTATTGAACGCCGCATGCCTGTGGCCAATATTGAAAATCTGGCGTCCCTTAAGGCGCTGTAA
- the fabG gene encoding 3-oxoacyl-[acyl-carrier-protein] reductase — MLKDRVAIITGASRGIGRCIAQHLAGQGARIVAVSRKQQDTEDLVAEIKSQGGNAISVAADVAVEADVAAMIDAAQEAFGQVDILVNNAGITRDTLLARMKEDDWDAVMNINLKGAFLCSRAAAKVMSKQRYGRIINITSVVGQMGNIGQANYCASKGGLMGLTRSNARELARRNVTVNAVAPGFIETDMTAELPEKVRNDMAAQIPLGRFGAPQDVAAAVAFLASEQAGYITGHELSVNGGMYM, encoded by the coding sequence ATGCTTAAAGATCGCGTGGCCATTATCACCGGTGCTTCACGAGGAATCGGCCGCTGTATTGCCCAACATCTGGCAGGACAGGGGGCACGAATTGTTGCCGTCAGTCGTAAGCAACAGGATACGGAAGATCTGGTTGCTGAAATTAAAAGTCAGGGGGGCAATGCGATCAGTGTCGCCGCCGATGTTGCCGTGGAAGCTGATGTGGCAGCCATGATTGATGCCGCTCAAGAGGCTTTCGGCCAAGTTGATATTCTGGTCAACAATGCCGGCATCACTCGTGATACACTGCTGGCGCGCATGAAAGAGGACGATTGGGATGCGGTGATGAATATCAATCTCAAGGGAGCGTTTCTCTGCTCTCGTGCCGCAGCCAAAGTTATGAGTAAGCAGCGCTACGGACGTATTATTAATATTACGTCGGTGGTGGGACAAATGGGCAACATCGGACAGGCCAACTATTGTGCCAGCAAAGGCGGGTTGATGGGGTTGACCCGGTCCAATGCCCGTGAACTGGCGCGGCGCAATGTCACGGTCAACGCGGTGGCCCCAGGATTTATAGAGACAGATATGACAGCAGAATTGCCGGAGAAGGTGCGTAACGATATGGCGGCTCAGATTCCTTTGGGGCGTTTCGGTGCACCGCAAGATGTTGCTGCGGCAGTCGCCTTTCTGGCTTCCGAGCAGGCGGGCTACATCACCGGCCACGAGCTGTCGGTTAATGGCGGAATGTATATGTAA
- the acpP gene encoding acyl carrier protein, producing MASIEERVQKIVAEQLGVEEDQVTPEASFMDDLGADSLDTVELVMALEEEFDIEISDEDAEKIQTVKDAISYVSDNS from the coding sequence ATGGCTTCAATCGAGGAAAGAGTACAAAAAATTGTTGCTGAGCAACTGGGTGTAGAAGAGGATCAAGTGACTCCTGAAGCATCTTTTATGGACGATCTTGGTGCGGACTCTTTGGACACCGTTGAGCTGGTTATGGCTCTGGAAGAAGAATTCGATATCGAAATTTCTGACGAAGATGCAGAAAAAATCCAAACCGTTAAGGACGCTATCTCTTACGTCAGCGATAACTCCTGA